From a single Adhaeribacter swui genomic region:
- the bamA gene encoding outer membrane protein assembly factor BamA, producing MIKYFWLFLFVFITTAASAQVNLGNQSTIGELDYNNPKEYRIGAVTVSGAKFLDPNTLISITGLRVGDRIKLPGEDLGKAIHKLWEQGILGNVEVSITKIEGDQVFLDFFLTERPRLSRFDFSGIKKGQADALRDKIKLIRGKVVTDALLSTTKNTVRNYYLEKGYMNAKVNVFQKPDSVLPNSVVLNIAVDKGNKVKIEEIAFEGNEAISDKKLRRKMKKTKEKRPYKLFTASKFNRPLYETDKNSVIEYYNSQGYRDATIVSDSVYMRPNGKLAIQITVDEGRKYFFRDITWTGNYIYDAKQLGSVLGLKKGDVYNKEELNKRLQYNPNGSDVSSLYMDDGYLFFQIDPVEVLVEGDSIDIEMRVREGAQARIKEVTVSGNTKTSDHVILRELYTIPGQKFSRSDLIRSQREIATLGYFDPEQIGMNPIPNQEDGTVDIKYTVTEKPSDQITLSGGWGGPYGIVGTVGLVLNNFSLRKAGDLRNWRPIPGGDGQRLALNIQANGLRYQSYSLSFTEPWLGGRKRNSFSVGINRTVSRIISNGEETQGIRINGGSVSLGRRLSWPDNYFSLSHSLSYNQYISKNYPIFGSYQDGTFNSISFINTLSRSSIDQLTFPRSGSTLSLSVNLTPPYSLFDANRDAQRWIEFNKWMFDASFFTALSRKGKLVLNTRAHFGFLGSYRRDQPVGPVERFKLGGSGLGGGNILVGTEYIGLRGYEDESVSPSPQGGVAYNKFVTELRYLVSPNPQATVFVLGFAEAGNNVGSYQQYNPFKLYRSAGVGARIFMAAFGLLGFDYGWGFDKVPAVPNVPSTKPGGMFHFIIGQQIR from the coding sequence ATGATTAAATATTTCTGGTTGTTTTTGTTTGTTTTTATAACAACCGCTGCATCTGCACAAGTAAATCTAGGTAACCAAAGTACCATCGGGGAACTGGATTACAACAATCCCAAAGAATACCGTATTGGCGCCGTTACCGTAAGTGGTGCTAAATTTCTAGACCCTAACACGCTTATCTCTATAACAGGTTTACGGGTAGGCGACCGCATTAAACTCCCCGGCGAAGACCTGGGTAAAGCCATTCACAAATTGTGGGAGCAAGGAATTTTGGGTAACGTAGAAGTTTCTATTACTAAAATCGAAGGTGACCAGGTATTTCTGGATTTCTTTTTAACTGAGCGCCCCCGTTTATCGCGGTTTGATTTTTCGGGCATCAAAAAAGGTCAGGCCGATGCTTTGCGGGATAAAATAAAACTGATTCGGGGTAAAGTAGTTACAGATGCTTTATTAAGCACTACTAAAAACACTGTCCGGAATTATTATTTAGAGAAAGGATACATGAACGCTAAAGTAAATGTATTTCAAAAACCGGATTCTGTTTTACCCAACAGCGTAGTTTTAAATATTGCGGTAGATAAAGGCAATAAAGTTAAAATTGAAGAAATAGCTTTTGAAGGAAACGAAGCTATTTCGGATAAGAAGCTGCGCCGTAAAATGAAAAAAACAAAAGAAAAACGGCCTTACAAGTTGTTTACCGCTTCTAAATTTAACCGTCCTCTTTACGAAACCGATAAAAACAGCGTAATTGAATACTACAATTCGCAAGGGTACCGCGACGCTACTATTGTTTCCGATTCAGTGTACATGCGCCCCAACGGCAAGTTAGCCATTCAGATTACAGTAGACGAAGGCCGTAAATATTTCTTCCGGGATATTACCTGGACTGGTAATTACATTTATGATGCCAAGCAGTTAGGAAGTGTTCTAGGTCTGAAAAAAGGCGATGTTTATAATAAAGAAGAATTAAATAAACGCTTGCAATACAACCCGAATGGCAGCGACGTGTCATCACTGTACATGGATGATGGTTATTTGTTCTTCCAGATAGACCCCGTAGAAGTATTGGTAGAAGGCGATTCTATTGATATTGAAATGCGGGTGCGGGAAGGTGCCCAGGCCCGGATTAAAGAAGTAACTGTTTCTGGTAATACTAAAACCAGCGACCACGTAATTTTACGGGAACTGTATACGATTCCTGGTCAGAAATTTAGCCGCTCGGATCTGATCCGGTCGCAGCGTGAAATTGCTACGTTGGGTTATTTCGACCCGGAACAAATTGGCATGAACCCTATTCCGAATCAGGAAGATGGTACCGTGGATATTAAGTACACCGTAACCGAAAAACCAAGCGACCAGATTACCTTATCCGGTGGTTGGGGTGGTCCGTATGGTATAGTAGGAACTGTAGGTTTGGTGCTTAATAACTTCTCTCTCCGAAAAGCTGGTGATTTGCGTAACTGGCGGCCTATTCCGGGTGGCGATGGGCAACGATTAGCGTTAAATATTCAGGCTAACGGCTTACGTTATCAATCTTACTCTTTATCGTTTACCGAGCCTTGGCTAGGTGGCCGTAAGCGGAACTCCTTTAGTGTAGGTATTAACCGTACCGTTTCCCGGATTATCAGTAATGGCGAAGAAACCCAGGGAATTCGGATAAATGGTGGTTCGGTGAGTTTAGGCCGTCGTTTAAGCTGGCCGGATAACTACTTTAGTTTATCGCACTCGTTATCATACAACCAGTATATATCCAAAAATTATCCGATTTTCGGAAGCTATCAGGATGGTACATTTAATAGTATTTCATTTATTAACACCTTATCGCGGAGCAGTATTGATCAGTTAACTTTCCCGAGAAGTGGTTCTACTTTAAGCTTAAGCGTAAACTTAACGCCACCATATTCTTTATTTGATGCAAACCGGGATGCTCAAAGGTGGATCGAGTTTAATAAATGGATGTTTGATGCCTCATTCTTTACTGCTCTTTCCCGGAAAGGCAAATTAGTATTAAACACCCGCGCGCACTTTGGTTTCCTGGGTAGTTACCGGAGAGATCAACCCGTAGGACCAGTAGAACGCTTTAAACTGGGTGGTTCCGGTTTAGGTGGCGGTAATATCCTAGTGGGTACGGAGTATATTGGTTTACGTGGTTACGAAGACGAATCAGTTAGCCCATCGCCACAGGGTGGGGTAGCTTATAACAAGTTTGTAACAGAGCTACGTTACTTGGTATCGCCTAACCCGCAAGCAACGGTTTTTGTGTTAGGTTTTGCTGAGGCAGGTAACAACGTGGGATCTTATCAACAATACAATCCGTTTAAATTGTACCGCTCCGCGGGGGTAGGTGCCCGTATTTTTATGGCGGCATTTGGTTTGCTGGGCTTTGACTATGGTTGGGGCTTCGATAAAGTACCGGCGGTGCCTAATGTGCCAAGTACGAAGCCAGGCGGTATGTTCCACTTTATTATCGGTCAGCAGATTCGTTAA